Part of the Musa acuminata AAA Group cultivar baxijiao chromosome BXJ2-7, Cavendish_Baxijiao_AAA, whole genome shotgun sequence genome is shown below.
ATTTGCTACTTAGCAGCTCtaattgtttgtttgtttgttttttccaTGTATTGAAGGTCCAAATGCTGTAGAATTTATTATCAACCATGCAGAAGTCTCAATAGCATTTGTCCAGGAAAACAAGATGCATTCTGTAAGTTGAACTTTTCATTGTCCTTTTGAAGTTACGTCAAGTTATTTTAGCCAACTAACTCTAAATGAATACATTCTTTGTAATTAAAATCACACACCTCTTTATTTAAACGTCAATGTTGCCTTCGGTTTTAAAAGTTAGATACGAATGGACATGGCCAAATTAACATAAAACTTAGTAAATGTCCCACAGTATGGTTTGATGAATACTTGATGGGTTGTCATTTCACTGTTTTTTATCCTCTACTTCAATCCTTCTCAGACACCACATCACAGGTTTGACTCTTGTAATATTATACAATTTGCAAGATGACAAATGAATTGAACGTGCTAGTTGTTAACTACCATAAGCTTTTTACTCAATATGTGGATGTTTTCAGTGGAATTCCTTTGGTAACTTTTTTTTAAGTTCGATCTGAcccttgtaaactctttatgcttaCAAAGAATATTCATATGTTAGAGCTCTCGTTGTTGTTCGAGACTCGAGAAGGAACCATCAGTGTGCAACTAATATCCGAAGTTATGAGATTCCTTCCTATGCATTTTTAAACTCATCTGATTTATTGGAGAATTACAAATTTGGGATCTGGTTCAAATGGCCTTCATCATGTGACACCACTACTTTTGATTGATAAAAAGCAACTATGGGTAACGTTTTTCAGGTCCACCAAGTCACCTGTCTGGTATATTTGCTTCTTAATTTTCCATATGTTTGAAGGAAGCTTAAAATTAGTTGTCTATCCACCTAGGTAGTGAATGCATTCCTTCTGTAAACAAGCATTAGTTGATAGATTCCTCtacaattctttttttcttttcagaaGATGACAATTTATATTCCTGTAACGTTGCAGAACTGAACAATATTTGTGTTGTTGACACTATTTTTTTAGtaataactctctttctctttcagaTATTGATGTGTCTTCCAAGGTGTGCACGTCTTAAGAGTATGTAGAAGTCTTATTCTATGTATTTATAAACTTCCAGCTCAGTTTTGTAATACTCACATGTTTCGAATTGATACTGACTCCAGCCATTGTTAGCTTCGGAATGGTAACTGGTGAACAGAAAAAGGAAGCTGAAAATGTTGGAGTATCTTGCTTTTCATGGCAGGAATTCGTTTTCATGGTAATTGTTACCTTTTTTTGAGTTAATATTCCTGCTGAAGTTACAGTCTGTTTCTTATATTTCAGACCTTGTCAGTGCTTGTTGTTGTGCAAGGAGCAGTTTGCACTTTCTTCAAGCTGAAATTATGAGTTACTTTTCTACCTAATCTTGATTACTCGAAACTATTTTACAGTAAAGCCTGTAGAAACTGTGGATCTGCTTCCCAACTTAAAAAAATGTTCTTCATATGCCCCTACTTCAAGAGGTTCCCAACTTCTATACTTTATAGGAAAATATTCTGATTTTTTATCTTGCTTGGTTATATGTTTGTGTTTATCCTTAGAAAACTACTTACATTCTTTCCAACTATTAAAAGTTATaggaaaatattttgatttttttttatcttgtttgGTGATATGTTTGTGTTTCTCCTCAGAAAAGAAAAGCTACTTACAGGGTAATGCAAGCAGGGAAGCCAATTATACAAGACATATTGCAAATGTAGAAGCCTCATTTACACCAGTTTGATGAAAACTAATATCTTGTTCTTATAGGCAACTGTGAACTGCAAACTTCCACCTAAGAGAAAGGATGACATTTGCACAATAATGTACACCAGTGGGACAACTGGTGAGCCAAAAGGTGTGATATTGACAAACAAAGCGATCATAGCTGAGGTCATCAATAATGAACATCTGCTTCGTGAGACTGATAAAGTGGTAAGACCTCGGTTATCATCTTTCTGTTCTCTTTTTTTGTGAATTACCTGCCACTAAGACATGGCTCTATGATTTACATGTTTCATATTATTAATTGGTGGTACATTTTATATTCCTTTCTTAGTTTACAGAGGAAGATTCATACTTGTCGTTCCTTCCATTAGCACATGTCTTTGATCAGATAATGGAAATCTACTGCATCTATAAGGGTGCCTCCATTGGATTTTGGCAAGGGGTAGGGCCTATGTTACAGTCTCTTCCTATGAAAGCTATACCTGCGTCCAATTCCTACTTAAATACCTCCTCATAATTGAAGGATGTTAGGTATTTGATGGAGGACATCCAGGAACTAAAGCCTACAATATTTTGTGGTGTTCCTCGAGTTTATGACCGTATATATACAGGTATGATCCTCTTCTGATTTCCTATTCGGTCAGTCTTTGAACATACATACAAtttctttgttcctaaagaattttgtGGACGAAAGGCATCAATCAGAAGATCTCATCTGGAGGACTGTTAGCAAGGATGTCGTTCCAGTTTGCTTATGTCTAGTACGTATAGTGCTCATTCCTATCTATTGTTTAGGATCTAGTTGCTTTGCCTAAAGCACATTTGTAAGTTACATTGTGCCTTTTTGTCAGCAAGTTGCAGAAACTGAGGAGAGGGTTCAAACAAGATGAAGCATCGCCGTCCATCGACCGTCTAATCTTCAACAAAGTTGGCATCTACTTCAATCTCCCCGTTTAATTATTTGTTTTTCCAACCATGCCTCGATCATACTTGCTCAATCGTGATTATAGATCAGACAAGTCACAGGAGGCCGTGTGCGCATAATGATATCTGGAGCTGCACCATTGCCGAGGCATGTGGAAGAGTTTCTTAGAGTAACCACATGCAGTGTAGTCATACAAGGATATGGTAATCCATCTGTTGTGCTTTCTCAGCAAATGAATGATATGCTCATAAGCTTCAGAAATTTCCATGTTCAACAAGTAAAAGACCAACAAAAAGTGATGGTGATACGAACTCATGGCTCATATTCAGGTCTTACGGAAAGCTGTTCTGGGTGCTTCACTTCCATAGCAAATGTATTCTCCATGATGGGAACGGTTGGGGTTCCTGCTGCAACTATAGAGGCAAGACTTGAGTCAGTGTTGGAACTGGGGTATGATGCACTCTCAGATGTACCCCGAGGAGAGATTTGCTTGAGGGGGAACACATTGTTCTCTGGCTACCACAAGCGCGCAGACCTCTTAGATGAAGTTCTTGTGGATGGTTGGTTTCATACAGGTAAAGGTTCTACATGGCCATGTAGTTCGGAAACATGGTCTTGACATTTTGCTTGATTAAGTATTTGAATTGTGTAGGTGATATCGGAGAATGGCAACCCAATGGTGCAATGAAGATCATAGACAGAAAGAAGAACATCTTTAAATTGTCCCAAGGAGAATATGTTGCTGTGGAAGTCCTCGAAAACACATACATGCAGTGTCCTCTCGTCGCCTcggtatcgtacagaagctcttcCTTCCATCTGTAGCTAAAATTAGATGGCAGTTGATCATTCTTGTGTGATGATGATATCTTTGTCCTGTAGGTTTGGGTCTACGGAAACAGCTTCGAGTCCTTTCTTGTGAGCGTCGTTGTTCCTGAGAAGAACTCATTAGAGGAATGGGCAGCAGCCAATAAGGCGAAAGGTAGCTTTGAACTGTTGTGCAAGCATCCTGAAGCAAGGAAGCACGTTCTCGAGGAGCTCAATTACACTGCTCGCAAACACCAAGTACGTCAACAGTCTATGAAATTTCCAACCAATTCATTCGACGAACATGCTAATCTGATTTGTTTGGCATCACTTTGCTTCAGCTAAAGGGATTCGAGATGTTGAAAGCAGTTCATCTTGAGCCAAGACCATTTGACATGGAGAGGGACCTCATCACTCCGACCTTCAAACTGAAGCGGCCGCAATTGCTCAAACATTTCAAGGTAAGCAGACACATTTATCAGTCCGAGTTTATGCCGATCTCCCTTTCCTACAAGTCCAGTTTTTCTCAATGAATTTGACTGATAATTTCAGGAATGCATTGATGGGCTTTACCGAGAAGCTAAAGTTCTCTAAATTGGACAAGTAGGCACTCGTATGCGACGCTCAACTTGAAATGCTTGCAAGTTCAATAATCAGTCATGGTAGGATCTCTCTTCCTACCATGTTTAGAAGCAATCATGAAGTGGAGGAATATaattaaaagaacaaaataaGTATGTTTTTTGGGTATTCCTTTGTAATTGTTGCCTTGATACTCTTACAAGAAATTGCTTTATCATCAGCAAGTTTCTACGAATATGTTCTTTGTTTCCTCCTACAACAGAAATGAATGATGAACTACCAAGTCCATCTTTTTCTTGAATAAGAAGAGAGACTCGAAAAAGAATCAGGCTGGAAAATTTGCTCCAACAAATTGTTGCTGAAATCATGTTCTTCGGATCATTCCTTTGCCTTTATCAGAGACATGGCAGCTTATATCTTGTTCATTTTTGCTGTGCTGCATCGAGAGCTTGGAGAGGAGGAAAACGCAAGCTGAGGACACAAACACCGCTGCGGCAAAACAAGCCAAGTCCATCCCACTCGCCAGTCGAACGTTCTTGAACTTGTCCACCACTCCTGTTTGAAGAATCAGGAGAACTGCATGCCCGAGTCTGGATTTCGCATGCGACATCGACTGCATCTCCATGCTATCAGCAAGCTTCTGAAATGGTTTTTCCGCAGTGATTGTTAGTTAGGGTTCTGAGTACATGCACAAGAGCAAGAACGACTTCTGGTTCTACTAAACCTGACCTTGAGATTGAATGATCCAAAGCAGGATTTAGCTGTTTGCCACCCTCTTTTCTGCTTCATCTCTTCCGAGCTTGCAAACATGACGTACAAGCTTATTCCGAAAGTAAGCAGAGCAGTCCCCACGAGGAACATATCTGTGCATAGAATTCATGTTATGCTGGGATGAACGTCCCAAATGATCAGCGGCAGGTTATCGGGGACACGGCAAGGAGGAAGAAACTGTTACCTATGGCTTCCACAAGTGACCGTATGATTCCACCTTGATCCATGCCTGGCTGGAAATATTGGCAATATGATTCCAGAACAAAGAAGCAACCCTGCAAGGCACCGTAGTAACAGCAACATTCTATATCAGAAACCTCATAGATTCTCTGTCACTCGTGATTCGGAACACACAGGCTTAAATGATCACCTCGACGAAGCACAAGATTGAGCCTATGAGAGATCCTGCAACCGCGATCAGTGTGAAGGATCGGCAACCGGTGACTCCCTGCGGTAAGCAAGCATGAGTTTGGTGGCGGAGGAATGGAAGAGGATGCGTGAGGTGTACCTTTTCGATTAGGATCTCCGCAACAGTTCTCCAGTTCTTCACCCAGACTGCCCGTTTCGATGGGTCCAGGAGTCGGCGGGCCGCGTCGGCCAGTTCGGTTATCAGGGTGGAGAGATGTACGATCTCCATTCCTTCTGCAGACGAAGGCTTCTGCTTTGTGTCGGGCAAGACGACGGTGGCGTCGGACGCCGCCGCCACCTTCTTCCTCCCTTGGCAGCCTGCCAAGCGCTGCTTCTCTCCTCCCCTCCATGCAAATCTCGGAGGCGGAAGACGAGAGCAAGAGCTGGAAGAAGGAAGACGATCCGACCGAAGAGCTCTAGTGGTTCTCAGCAATCTGCTTGCTCCAGACatccttctctcttctctctctcgacCTTCCCTACCTCGATTCTTCTCGGTACGAAGGCTTACAACTCTCCAcactaatctctctctctctctctctctctctctctctctctatatatatatatatatatatatatatatagacatacacACACGAAGAGATTTCTTTCAGAGGAAGATTCATGGAATATTGGAATCGGCATTGCGACAAGGAAGGCAATTCAAACTCGGTATATGCCGTTCGTACCGCTCGTGGGACCGAGAGCGCTCGGAGCCGGGCGTTTGGTTCAGAGGATCTTTTCCTGCGACGTCCGCGCCCGCGACTTCGAGGCTTCGCGTAGGGCAACAGGGGCCGCTCGTTCGGTCTCGCTACCTTGGGTCGCAAACCTGCGGGCTCTGCGTGAGGAAGCGGTGGCGTAAGCCTCGGCAATCCACGGACGGTGTGGAAACCGTGGCAGCAGCGTCTTCGGGTGGCTCTCTCCTGCGCCACAAGAACGTGCATGTGTGCTGGCTCGAGCAGTAAACGCAGGCCGTCGCTGCACATGAAACTTCACTACCTTGTTTGTGTCGTGACTCGGGGGGGTGCGATTCGAGGAGATCGGAGTTGCCGGCCTCGTTCATTGCATCCGGAGAAGAATCAACGCGTGCTTTGAAAAGTGGGTCCGGGAAGGGAAGGCTGCTCCAGAATTGTGTCACTCTTTCGTATGCTATACGTATTTTCACGCGGATGGAAGCCATTCAATTTGACTTCTATGGCGGTAATAAGGAGGTGTCacattattgaaaaatcttgattatttatcaaaaatatctTGAACTTCAATTTTATCTCTGTCACTTTAGctttacaaataataataataataataataatgataaatctTTGTTATgaaaacatatgtatataaatgagTCCGCGACAGACGACACCAAAACCGTTCTTCGAACGATCAAGCGATCAGCATGATTCTTAAGGCAGGAAGAGCATGCTTTTAGATTCGTGCAACGACAATTAAACAAAAAAGAGTTACCTCACCGGTTCTGCCGGATCCAAACTGGACTCAGGGTTGTCGCAGTTGATCAAACTGGAAATTCTACTGGTATTATACTGCATTAACATGGCAGTAAATACATAACACAGAACTGGGACCTCATGTTACTCATGGGAGGCTGCAATGCACTTGTCCTGATGATTATTGCATGAGTTATATGTACATCTCAAAAGTAATAGACACTGTTTAAGGATTCACCTTCTCATAGGATGTAATTATGCTTTTCTCATAGTTTTGATACAGATTTGACATCATAAATAACCATTTGCTGGGAGGCCCCTATGCAACACAGCTTCTGTTTTCTGCACCAAAACATAATCAGCTTCAATATTAGACTCTTGTTTTCTTCTTATTTCGCATTGTTGAACATGCATTAGGTCTTTGATGAAGCCTTACAATCACAGATATGAGAGAAAATGAAAGGGgcatcaccatcatcaaatatgaggAATACAGTTGGGCTCCCATTTAACCATCTCTCACACAATCGTACCTTGCTTTTACAGCCACTGGTTCAGCTTCAGTTTTTGTATTTCATCGTTTCCTTCTCAAATCCAATTGTTGGGAACTGCTTTGCATACTCCTCCACCTCATGACGGAGCTTTGCGATCTCAGATTGAATATTAGCATCCGTTTGAATGGTGGCTAGGAAGTCCTTCAGCTTTGATCCACCTAAATTTCAttttagaaaagaaaggaaaaaagtaaTCAATAGAGAGCTTATTTGATTTGTGGGTATATCAGTTCTGAAATAAAGCATAAACCCGAGATACAGAAGAAAACAAGATGAACATGTACGAACCTTTGGTTTCAGCCTTGGTCTTCAATGCCAATTTAACAGCAGTGTCAAAAAAGTGAGCAACTTTAGCGAAATCTTCTTCAACAAATCCTCTTGATGTAAGGGCTGGGGTTCCTGAATTAGCAGAAAAGGGCATGTAAGGAAAACAATCTACCAAGTGTCACTGTAGTTTAATTGATATCGTAATAAGCA
Proteins encoded:
- the LOC103993123 gene encoding probable CoA ligase CCL6 — its product is MEVYTIQVEEEKPTVGNKPSCGPVYRCIYAKDGLLESPVGIDSPWDFFSESVKRYPKNQMLGRRQVIDGKAGNYVWQTYEEAYEVALKIGSAIRQTGVNLGDCCGIYGSNCPEWLIAMEACNSQGICYVPLYDSLGPNAVEFIINHAEVSIAFVQENKMHSILMCLPRCARLKTIVSFGMVTGEQKKEAENVGVSCFSWQEFVFMATVNCKLPPKRKDDICTIMYTSGTTGEPKGVILTNKAIIAEVINNEHLLRETDKVFTEEDSYLSFLPLAHVFDQIMEIYCIYKGASIGFWQGDVRYLMEDIQELKPTIFCGVPRVYDRIYTGINQKISSGGLLARMSFQFAYVYKLQKLRRGFKQDEASPSIDRLIFNKIRQVTGGRVRIMISGAAPLPRHVEEFLRVTTCSVVIQGYGLTESCSGCFTSIANVFSMMGTVGVPAATIEARLESVLELGYDALSDVPRGEICLRGNTLFSGYHKRADLLDEVLVDGWFHTGDIGEWQPNGAMKIIDRKKNIFKLSQGEYVAVEVLENTYMQCPLVASVWVYGNSFESFLVSVVVPEKNSLEEWAAANKAKGSFELLCKHPEARKHVLEELNYTARKHQLKGFEMLKAVHLEPRPFDMERDLITPTFKLKRPQLLKHFKECIDGLYREAKVL
- the LOC103993122 gene encoding uncharacterized protein LOC103993122, with translation MSGASRLLRTTRALRSDRLPSSSSCSRLPPPRFAWRGGEKQRLAGCQGRKKVAAASDATVVLPDTKQKPSSAEGMEIVHLSTLITELADAARRLLDPSKRAVWVKNWRTVAEILIEKGVTGCRSFTLIAVAGSLIGSILCFVEGCFFVLESYCQYFQPGMDQGGIIRSLVEAIDMFLVGTALLTFGISLYVMFASSEEMKQKRGWQTAKSCFGSFNLKKLADSMEMQSMSHAKSRLGHAVLLILQTGVVDKFKNVRLASGMDLACFAAAVFVSSACVFLLSKLSMQHSKNEQDISCHVSDKGKGMIRRT